A part of Microbacterium terregens genomic DNA contains:
- a CDS encoding tyrosine-type recombinase/integrase, with protein sequence MGSISPYDSAQGRRYRVRYRKPDQTQTDKRGFRTKREAELFLASVELDKARGGYIDPSRARVTIEQWMDIWLSSRTDVRATTRDRIEGIVTKHVNPKLGPLPLGDLTRLGVQQWASKLPGEPATVRKIVLVLSGALQLAVEDGRLSHNPAATLRLARTVQKRKRYLSHAEVGALAQAVGRQPNGAQLGYDILVLVLAYCGLRWGEASGLRVKDVDLERSRLNIEVTVVMVKGHQRQEAPKDYEHRSIPIPAFLRPHLARQIAGRSPNSPVFYGQRTGTWLRNAVFRLGWFNEAAVSIGLTGLTPHELRHTAASLAISAGANVKAVQRMLGHAKASVTLDVYADLFEEDLDAVAISLNAAALLTAVGEFYAVSESD encoded by the coding sequence ATGGGCAGCATCTCCCCATACGATTCGGCGCAGGGGCGCCGGTACCGAGTGCGATACCGCAAGCCGGACCAGACGCAAACGGACAAGCGCGGCTTCCGAACGAAGCGTGAGGCAGAGCTTTTTCTGGCCTCAGTTGAATTGGACAAGGCTCGCGGCGGGTACATCGATCCGAGCAGGGCGCGCGTCACGATCGAGCAGTGGATGGACATCTGGCTCTCGTCGCGAACCGACGTGCGCGCGACCACCCGCGATCGCATCGAGGGGATCGTCACCAAGCATGTGAATCCGAAGCTGGGCCCCCTGCCGCTAGGCGACCTGACCCGACTGGGGGTCCAGCAATGGGCGTCGAAGCTTCCCGGTGAACCAGCCACCGTGCGAAAGATCGTCCTCGTCCTCTCTGGCGCTCTTCAGCTCGCTGTGGAGGATGGTCGTCTCTCTCATAACCCCGCCGCGACGCTGCGACTCGCAAGGACGGTACAGAAGCGCAAGCGGTACCTCAGCCATGCCGAGGTCGGAGCGCTTGCTCAAGCGGTCGGCCGACAACCGAACGGCGCGCAGTTGGGCTACGACATCCTCGTGCTCGTGCTGGCGTATTGCGGGCTCCGCTGGGGCGAGGCATCCGGGCTCCGCGTGAAGGACGTCGACCTGGAACGCAGCCGACTCAACATCGAAGTCACGGTCGTCATGGTGAAGGGCCACCAGCGGCAAGAAGCGCCGAAGGACTACGAACACCGGTCGATTCCCATTCCTGCTTTCCTCCGCCCGCACCTCGCTCGTCAGATCGCCGGCCGGTCCCCCAACTCACCGGTGTTCTACGGCCAGCGGACAGGGACGTGGTTGCGCAACGCTGTCTTTCGGCTCGGCTGGTTCAACGAGGCGGCCGTCAGTATCGGGTTGACGGGTCTGACCCCGCACGAGTTGCGCCACACGGCGGCGTCTCTGGCGATCTCCGCGGGTGCAAACGTCAAAGCGGTGCAGCGAATGCTCGGCCATGCCAAGGCCAGCGTTACTCTCGACGTGTACGCGGACCTGTTCGAGGAGGATCTCGATGCCGTCGCGATCTCGCTCAACGCGGCTGCACTCCTGACGGCTGTCGGCGAATTCTACGCTGTGTCCGAGAGCGACTAG
- a CDS encoding MBL fold metallo-hydrolase, with the protein MRVTKHLHAALTVQDSGKTLVIDPGSYTDPLVDVGDVVAIVLTHEHADHWTPDHLDRLLRNAPGIPILAPEGVAKAAAGYDITVVNPGDTVHVEPFTLRFFGGQHAVIHETVPVIDNVGVLVNDQLYYPGDSYAVPKGVDVRLLAAPLGAPWLKIGEAMDFVLAVAPQQAFGTHDMTLSVIGRTMHRARLRWATEKNDGEFLELESGDSTDL; encoded by the coding sequence ATGCGAGTCACCAAGCACCTCCACGCCGCGCTCACCGTCCAGGACTCCGGGAAGACGCTGGTCATCGACCCCGGATCATACACAGACCCGCTCGTGGACGTGGGCGACGTCGTCGCGATCGTCCTCACGCACGAGCACGCCGACCACTGGACACCCGACCACCTCGACCGACTGCTGCGCAACGCGCCCGGCATCCCGATCCTCGCGCCCGAGGGTGTGGCAAAGGCCGCCGCGGGCTATGACATCACGGTCGTGAACCCGGGTGACACGGTGCACGTCGAGCCGTTCACGCTCAGGTTCTTCGGCGGACAGCACGCCGTCATCCATGAGACGGTCCCGGTGATCGACAACGTCGGCGTGCTCGTGAACGATCAGCTCTACTACCCGGGTGATTCCTACGCCGTGCCGAAGGGCGTGGATGTGCGGCTGCTCGCCGCACCGCTCGGTGCGCCGTGGCTGAAGATCGGCGAAGCGATGGACTTCGTGCTGGCCGTCGCCCCGCAGCAGGCATTCGGGACGCACGACATGACTCTCTCGGTCATCGGTCGCACCATGCACCGCGCCCGGCTGCGCTGGGCGACTGAGAAGAACGACGGCGAGTTCCTCGAGCTCGAATCGGGCGATTCGACGGATCTGTAG